The Pseudofrankia sp. DC12 region GGCGACCTCGGCGGTGGTCTCCGCAGCCAGTGTCTCGCGGAGCCAGGTCTCCTCTGCCGGTGTCGGGTTCTTTGGCATGACCAGCGTCCACGCGACCATGTCCTGTTGTTCGCGAACCGCTGTGCGCAATGACCGCAGAACCTGCCGTTTCTGTGCCGGGGTAAGCAGGCTACGGAAGCTCTTGATCTCGTAGACGTGGCTGCCGCCGTCCACCGGGGCCACCACATCAACACCGCCGTCACCGCCAGCGCCGTGAACATGGAGCGCTCCGGGAACCGTCCGCACGAGCAGCGCCGCGATCAGGTTCTCGACGTCACCGGGCTGTAGGCCCTCCCAGACAACCGACATGGCCCCGTGGCAACCTTTCTTCCCGCCTGACGTCAGCACAGTTAGCCCAACCGCAACGGGTTCGCCCATTGCCGCGACGCCCGGCGAGCCACTGCCGGCCGCCGACACCCTTCGCGATCATCGCGCGGGGCATGTGACCAGTCGATGGTCACCCGCATCCGTCGTCCGGCCAACCAGAACGTCTGCTTGAAGGTACCGAGCCGGTCCGACAGACCCATAGCCGCGCCGCCGCGACGGCCTAGAATCCGACGAAGCCGTATCCGATCGGCGGTGAGCGCCGGCCCACGGTCCGACGGCGGCGCCGACAGCCCAGACCTAGTCGATTGCCGCCTGTAGCCCACTCAGGGCCGAGTAGGAGATGCCTTCCTCGGATCGTCGATTTTCGCGACCTGCTCTACTGCGAATTGCAATCCTGTCCGGCTGGCGGCACGTTCACTCACACCGGGAACGCCAGCATCCATGAGTAGCCGTGATCGAACGACCCACTGAATCAGTTCCCCGTACCAAAAGCGATCCACCGAGTCCCCGCTGGGTTTATTTCTCGCGCCACCATGCGACACTCCGTTGCGAAAGAATACGGCGATGGCCGCGAAATCCGGTGATGCTTTTAGTATGCAGTCCCCAACGGCGCCGGTCGAGCGGATTACATCTTCGACTCTCTGTCGGAATGGCCTGTCGTTACGGTTCTTGAGAATACGTTCGACCCAATCAATCTCGTCCCGTGGTACTTCATCGTTTCCTGCGGTCCGAAGTATGGCGACGATCCGTTCGACACGCTTGGTGTGGTCTGGTCTGTCCAGGTCGCGATGAGCATCGCTTCCGAATCGAGATTTGGTGTGTAGCGCCTCGACGGCCTGCATGGAGGAAGCGAGCTTGTGTTCCTGATAGATGAACGGAGCATAGTACGGACCGACCGCCAATGTGACGGCCTCACGTTCCCGCGCTCGCAGTTCGTACCATTTTTGAATAATTTGAGGAAGAAGTGTACCCGCATCGCGCGCCCAAAAAAGCGTCGGCGCACTGTAGCTCTGTATGGCTACTGCGGATCTATTTCCGCTTCCCTGTCGACCGAAAGATACCGCCGTGCCGTTGAAGCGCGCCTCGCAAAACTGCGTGCCCGACTCAGCGGTCGCTGGTCGCAGTCCGAGCCACGTCAATTGCACGGGCCGCCCGAGGGCAACGGTAAGAAGATCTTGAAATGGTCGGATGCGCGCATCGACGAGCGACTCGATACCGACAGGCTGGCAAAATTCGACCTCTAGCACGGAGAAGCGGTCGAGGTGCACGGACCCGCCTCCGCTGGTCCCGACTACCTTGCTGGCAAGCGTGACGGCATCACTCTCGATTACTAGTGTCGCGTGCTCCGTGCGGCCGACGTGAACGGGTAGGACGCCTGCCGACTTTTCCCCCGTGATCGAAGGCGGGTCCAGCCATGCGTCCAACCAGTCGAACTCGGCGATCGCATGGGTAAATTTGTCCTCCGGAGTATGAGCATCGAGTATCAACGCTGTCGCCAGGTACTCCTCTTGAGAACGTTCGAAGGGGCCGACCAAATTTTCGCCCCTCACGTTGAGGAGTGTGACCTTTCGACCGTCCCGGGTCTGGCCGAAGATGGCGGGGAGTCGCACAGAGCGGAACTCGGGTCCTTCCCATCCTCGTGCGGACATCGGATACTCCCGTAGAGGCTCGTCCAGTCGTAGCTCGACGGGTCCTGAGTCGGAATACACAGCTCCGCTGACTCGTCGCTCGGGCGCACTCGGAAGCCACCAACGTCCAACGTGCGATGATTCGTCCGCTCTCGCCACTAGTCACTCCAGTTTCGTCGGGCCTGAGTCGGATCGGCGGTCATCCTATTCCTGGTCATTGGGAACGACGTCGCTGGCTTCGTGATGGCCAAGGTCGATGAGCCTTGTGCGTAGATGGTAGAAAGTTTCGTCGATTGGTCCCGAAACGGAGGCGCGGAGAGTCTCGATTGCCTTCCCGGCCGCATGATGGCGTTCCCACGACTCGCCTGTGTCAAGCAGTTGCCGAAGGATGCCGCGTGTCGTCGGGCTGGGTGGAATGGCCGCTGCACGGTCGGCTACGGAAATCCCATAGCTGATTGCCCCGTTTGTCGCTGCGAGCGTGCGCGCGGTGAGCTCTGCCCATTGATGGTCGTCGACGCTTGTGACGAAAGCCCATCGTCCGAGGCCGTGGAGAGCCTGAGCCGGGATCGGCGGTTGGATCGTGTCGAGGAGACCGTTCCAGAAGTCGACGGCGGCGGTGAGTCGCGGGACGCCGGGCTGCGTTTGTTGGGCGAGGAAGGCGACTTCCTCGGCCACAGATTCTAGGGTATCCGGATTTGGGCTTAGCTGACGGATGATTGTGTCGAGGTCGTAGCCGGCTACCTTTTCCAACGTCGCGGCGGCGAGCTGTCTGGTCGCGTTGTCAATGTTGCGGCGCGCGACGGCGAACAGCTCGGCCTGAAGATTCTGGTAAAGCCACAACGTGGGAGGAGCCCATTGGATCGTGAGGTCGAATGTCTTGCCGGCCAGCGGTCCGTCTCGGAACAGCCCGGCGGCGCGGGTATCCAGCCATGGCCTGGCGATCGTTTCGAGCAAGGCCCGGCGGGTGGCGAGGAGCGCCCGGTATTGCAGCCCGACGGCGCCGGCCGCCCCGAGGGTCGTGTCGAGGATCCGCTCGAACTCGGGTCGGGCCGCGCCGTGGACGCGGAATTCCCACGCTGCGAGGGCCAGGACGGTCTCCAGACTGCGGCCCGACAGTGAGGTCATCGCATCGCCAAGCGGGTCGCGTTCCTCGGCTCCAAGCGGTTGGTCGGAGTCCGCCGCGTGGTCGATGATCGAGCGTGTCCAGGCCCACAGCTCGTCGAGGCTCGCCGCGATGTCGGCGCCGTGGTCGGCGAGGGTCTTAGCGAGGTCGAGGACTACGCCGTCGAGGCTGGTCTGGGACGGTCGGTCGGCGTCCGAGACGCCTCCGTTCGACTCGCTGGGGTCCTTGTTTGTCCGGGCGTGCAGACATGCCGCGACTATGGCGGGAGCGTGCTCCAGAATTTCGGCTGCCTTTGCCGTGACGGCGCGCAAGTAGTACTCGATGTAGATCGGCTTGCGGAGGGTCGTAATGATCGTTGCGGGATCTACGGCCCAACGCGCTGGGTCGCTGGCGACGGTGATCTCCAGTTCGCGGGCCAGCTCAAGTGGACCGGACAGAAACGTGTCCCGGTCGGTGGTCGGCTGCCATGAGGCGACCTGTTCCGCCGCTTCGAGGACTGGCTTGGCCGCAAGCTCATCGGCGGAAATGGGCGACGTCGCTGACAGCCACCTCCAACCGGGCTCCCGGGCGCGGGTGAGGGGACCCGGATCGGGCTGTCCGTGCAGGTGGGAGACATGGTCGATGGGATCTTTCCAGCCGGCCAGCAGATGGGTGGGCAGTATCGCGGCCCAGCGCCAGGCGCGGGCCCAGTCCTGGGGGATGTCGTGTGGCTCGGTGGGGGCGGCGGAGGGCGTGCCGAGCGCCGCGGTCCAGCCCGCGAGATCCTCGGGCGCCGGATCGTGCGCCAGGATGTCGGCCACGAGCGCGAGGTCGTCTCCCGTCGCGGTCTGCGACATCAGCCGCAGGGCCATGTGGTCAATCTTCTGAGTCAGGGCGACGTCGTCCGCGCCTGCGAAGACCTGGCTTCGGATGCGATCGCCGAGTTCCCCGGACAGGTTCTTCAGCCATTCCAGCTGTGTCGCGGTCGGTACGCCGAGGCCGCGAGCTGCCGCGAGGGCGCGGGTCAGGTGGTGTGCCAGCAGGACGAGTGGTTCAGGGTGCTCCCCAAGTTCACCGGACAGCGCCTCGATACCGATCGATAGGTAGCGGGACGGGGCGGTGCCTGCTTGGTGGCGTGTCTTGCCGGCCAGCATCCTCGTTCGGCCGGCCACGTTGTCCGCGGTGATGCCGGCCTGGATGTGGTCGAGGATGGTCGTCGCGTAGTAGTGATCTCCGTTTCTGAACTGGTGGAGGTCGTTCAGGACGGCCCGAGCGACCTGCTCGACGACCATGTCCGCAGGGTCTGCTCGGACAGCGACATCCACGGCTAGGGCCCGCACGCCCGACAGGTCGCCCTGCTGCCTGCTCACCGTCGCCACAACGCCATACCCGGCAGGCCCGAGATGCGTCGCGACCCGCAGCAGCTCGAATCGCGCGGCCACGCGCT contains the following coding sequences:
- a CDS encoding HEPN domain-containing protein, which translates into the protein MARADESSHVGRWWLPSAPERRVSGAVYSDSGPVELRLDEPLREYPMSARGWEGPEFRSVRLPAIFGQTRDGRKVTLLNVRGENLVGPFERSQEEYLATALILDAHTPEDKFTHAIAEFDWLDAWLDPPSITGEKSAGVLPVHVGRTEHATLVIESDAVTLASKVVGTSGGGSVHLDRFSVLEVEFCQPVGIESLVDARIRPFQDLLTVALGRPVQLTWLGLRPATAESGTQFCEARFNGTAVSFGRQGSGNRSAVAIQSYSAPTLFWARDAGTLLPQIIQKWYELRAREREAVTLAVGPYYAPFIYQEHKLASSMQAVEALHTKSRFGSDAHRDLDRPDHTKRVERIVAILRTAGNDEVPRDEIDWVERILKNRNDRPFRQRVEDVIRSTGAVGDCILKASPDFAAIAVFFRNGVSHGGARNKPSGDSVDRFWYGELIQWVVRSRLLMDAGVPGVSERAASRTGLQFAVEQVAKIDDPRKASPTRP